From the genome of Streptomyces cathayae:
CGCCTGCATCGTTGCCAGACGCAGGCCGTCCAGGTGCGGGGTGGGCCGGTCCGTGTGGAGGACGTCGAGGAGTCCGCGGTCTCGGACTTCGGGGATGACGAGCTGGTATTCAGCGAGGATGCCGCGCTCGATGGCGTCGGCCAGGCTGAGGTGATAGACGGTGGGGTCGTCCATGGAGGCGAGTCGCACGAGGCGGGGGTGTGCCTGCCGTGGCCGGGCGGGGATGCGCCAGTTGCGGGGGTTGCGGTCATGTAGAGCCGGTGCGCGGCAGGGACGGCGCGGTCGTCGTGGATGAGTCCCCATTGTTTGTCCCAGTTGCCGCTGGTGCGGTGGGCTTCGTCGGCCAGGGCAAAGGCCCACTTGGGCAGGTGGTGGGATTGGTGGGCCCGGACCAGTGTGGGCAGGGAGTCGTAGGTGGCGAAGACGGCGGTGCGGCCGCCGCAGGCGACGCGGCTCGCCAGTGCCTGGGGGCTGGAGATGAGCGCGAGATGGCCGCGAAGCCTGCGGTCGTACACGCCGGGCAGTGAGCACACGCCGATGAGCTGGTCGAAGCCGTCGTCTGCGAGCCAGCGGGCTGCGGTCTGTGTCAGCAGGTCGAGGGTGGGGACGACCACGAGGACGGGGCCGCGGGGTGCGAAGTGTTCGGCGATGCGCTTGCCGATGAGGGTTTTACCGGTGCCGCAGGCGGCGACGATGGTTGCGGCGGGCAGTCGTCGGTGCAGGAGGGCATGCGCTCCCGCTTCGATGGCCTCTTCCTGGTGGGGGCGCAGTTGAGCACGGCCAGACATGCGGCGCTCCGATTCCCTCTCGGCCGAACTCGGTGCCTGCGGGCCCAGGGGCCGCGTGCTTCTTCCTCGGGGCAGTGTGGCAGGTGCTCCGGCGCTCGGGCGGTTCCGACCGGAGATGGCCATGGTTGACCTGGTGGGCGCGATATGTGATCAGCGCCGGGGTCGGGCGGGTGCCGGTTTTGTTCAGATGGTTGGTCGGTGGCGGCCGGCGGGGTTCGGTCGGAGTTAGATGAGGGAGTTGGCCGGCCGGACGCTGCGTGGGGAGGGTGCCATGACGGGGCGGGACCCGTTGTTGGGACGGCGCCGGATGCACCTGGGTTTGCGGTTTTTGCAAGGAGAGTCGACGGGTTCGTATGTGACCCGGCTGGCCGCCCGCAATCTACGCCCGGTGGAGGCGGTACTGGCCAGTATGGGCAGCGGCCCGATGCCGGTGGACGCGCAGTACACCGAGATGTATGTCAGCCGGTATGCCCGCGAGCGGCTGGCCAATCGGGACTGCTGCATGATCGGGTGACAGCGGGGTTTATGCAGCCAGGGCTGCGGCTGGGGTCATGATGGTCTCGTACTCGACGGGGGTCAATCGGGCCAGGCGTTTCTGGCGCCGGCGTCGGTGGTAGGTGCGCTCGATCCAGGTCACGATCGCGATCCGCAACTCCTGGCGGGTGGCCCAGGTACGGCGGTCGAGGACGTTGTTCTGCAGCAGCGCGAAGAAGCTCTCCATGGCCGCGTTGTCGCCGGCGGCACCGACTCTCCCCATCGATCCGATCATGCTGTGACGTGCGAGAACTGCGACGAACTTCCGTGAGCGAAACTGCGACCCGCGGTCGGAATGCACAATGCATCCTGCGACCTGGTCGCGACGGGCGACGGCGGATTCAAGGGCTCTCACGGCGAGGCTGGACTTCATCCGGGCATCGATGGAATAGCCCACGATGCGGCCCGAGTAGACGTCCTTGACCGCGCACAGGTACAGCTTGCCCTCGCCGGTGGCGTGTTCGGTGATGTCCGTCAGCCACAGCCGGTTCGGCCCGTCGGCGGTGAAGACGCGCCGCACCCGGTCGTCGTGGACCGCAGGGCGGCCTTGACGGTCTTCCCGCGGCCTCTGCGCTTGCCGAACGCGCTCCACCACTGGTTGTCGCGGCAGATCCGCCAGGCGGTCCGCTCGGCCATCGGCTCACCGGCTGCGCGGGCCTCGTCGAGGAGGAAGCGGTGGCCGAACTCCGGGTCGTCGCGGTGCGCGTTCAACAGGGCGTTGGCCCGGTATGCCTCGGCCAGCTCGGCATCGGTGACCGGGCAGGCCAGCCACCGGTAGTAGGGCTGGCGGGTCAGATTGAGTACCCGGCACGTCACCGCCACCGGCACCCGGCAAGGGGCATCGGCGGCGGCCAGCTCGCGGACGAGCGGGTACATCATTTTGACGGCAGGTTTGCCTGCGACAAATACGCCGCAGCCCTGCGCAGCACCTCGTTCTCCTGCTCCAGGAGCCGGATGCGCTTGCGGGCCTCGCGCAGCTCGGCCGACTCACCCGACACTGGTGCGGGCCCGGCGCCCTCCTCGGCGTCGGCGCGGCGCAGCCACTTCGACAGCGTGATCGGGTGGACGCCGAAGTCGGCGGCGATCTGTTCCAGCGTGACGCCGGGCTCGCGGTTGCGCGCGACCCGCACGACGTCCTCGCGGAACTCCTTCGGATACGGCTTGGGCACTGCAACATCCTTCCAGGCCGCCTCTCAGCAAGCCAGGTCAGGTGTCACCTGTCCGTGCAGCAGTCCCATCTGGCCGGGCGGACCGTGGCAGAGATGCAAAAGCGCCTGGTGAGTCTGAGCGATGAGTTTCTTATGCCCGCCGGTGCGGTGGAGGACTGGGAATGGCCGTGGGACGCGCGGGCCGGCTACGTCGTCCAGGCTTGCTCCCTGTGTGCGGCGCAGCGTGGGACCCGCTCTCCGGCGTGGTTGATCCTGCCCGACCCGTGGCATGTGTGTCTGCGTCATCAGCGGTGGACGGACAACTCGCGCAGCATCCGGCGTCCCTATATCGATCTCCGTCCTCTGCGTGAGGTCGTGCAGGCTCAGCAGCGTCTGAACCGGGTCGTGAAACGCCTGGGCCCCGTCGCCGCACGGTGGGTGCAGGCGGACGCGTATTCCATCCTGGCGCACTCCGGCTGTCCGTACAGGCCCGAGAAAGTGAGGCAGTGGAACCAGTTGGCTGTGGAGTTAGGTGAGCAGCGGGTGCGGCCGCTGGCCCAGTTCGGCTGGCTGGCCCTGCTGACTTGGGATCTGGCCTGGCTGGAAGTACGGCGCCTGAGCGGTGCGCTGAGCAAAGCCGAGCACCGGGAGTGGCTACCGCGGGTCAGCCGGCGGTACGGCTACAGGTTGGCCGGGCCGTTGGCCATCTGGCACGGTCAGCACCGTCCTCTTGCGCACGACTACCTCACGGTGGTGCGCAGCGGTCAGCCACTGAGTAAGTGGATCAGGGACGAGATGAGCAAGGCCACCAGGCACGCGCTCCCCTCCCCCTGACGTCGCTGGAGGATTCGACGTGCCTTCCCTGGGTGCGGCTGCCCGACTCGATGGACCGGCTGTTCCTCTGACCCCGCTCGGCGGCGGTGCGTTGTGTGTCATTCTGCGGCGGCCGGGGATCAGCCGGCGCCGCCTGTCGGCCGGCTACGAGGGCGGTAGCAGGCGTTCTGGCGAGATCGCAATCCGGACCCACTCGTTCGGGTGAGCCAGACGGCTCCTCCTACCGGGTGGCGCGGCGGACGGGGATGCTGCGTCCTGTGTCCGGGGCGCCCTGGGCACGGTACGGGTGGAGGGCAGCCGATGGAGGTGCGGGTCCGTCACCGCGACGACCTGGGTCGTGAGCGGCTGGTGTCGGCTGCCGTGCTGCGGGGGACACCGGTGGAGGAATGGCCGGTGTTGAACGAGCAACGTCCTTACAAGGGCCGCAAGTCCAAGGTGTCGCGATGGTGGTCGTCAACCACGAAGAAGGACATCCTGTGCCGGTCGAAGGAGCACGCGTTCGCGGCGATGTTCCTCGACCGCGACCCGGACATTGCCTATCTGGGCGCTGCGTCACTGCAGTTGGAGTACGGGGT
Proteins encoded in this window:
- a CDS encoding DEAD/DEAH box helicase family protein; protein product: MSGRAQLRPHQEEAIEAGAHALLHRRLPAATIVAACGTGKTLIGKRIAEHFAPRGPVLVVVPTLDLLTQTAARWLADDGFDQLIGVCSLPGVYDRRLRGHLALISSPQALASRVACGGRTAVFATYDSLPTLVRAHQSHHLPKWAFALADEAHRTSGNWDKQWGLIHDDRAVPAAHRLYMTATPATGASPPGHGRHTPASCDSPPWTTPPSITSAWPTPSSAASSLNTSSSSPKSETADSSTSSTRTGPPRTWTACVWQRCRRCC